The Neovison vison isolate M4711 chromosome 5, ASM_NN_V1, whole genome shotgun sequence genome includes a region encoding these proteins:
- the TMC8 gene encoding transmembrane channel-like protein 8, whose product MLRQWSVQSGQALMEPEPEPGVEELWEQEMERLWSSQAQVRELPYAMVDKRFIRQLREPKGVKTSCWRRCQRRWRTVRRRLGEAAQRLARGFGLWEGALYEIGGLFGTGIQSYFTFLRFLLLLNLLILLLTASFVLLPLVWLRPLDAGPSFNFTLECPGGLQPQTGVPRFHNRLWNVLTGRAFADSYLFYGTYRAGPESSSAYSIRLAYLLSPLACLLLCFCGILQRMVKGLPQRLFLGQDYKSPVSVKVFSSWDFCTRGQEAATIKKHEISNEFKVELEERRRFLLVQQETRAQKACHLLTHLRVNVLIGLLVVGAISAIFWATKYSQDNKEESLFVVLQYLPPGVIALVNFLGPLLFVSLIQLENYPPNTEVNLALVWCVVLKLASLGMFSFSLGQTVLCLGRNKTSCASYGYNACDYQCWENAVGEELYKLSIFNFLLMVAFAFFVSLPRRMLVERFSGRFWTWLDREEFLVPKNVLDIVAGQTITWMGLFYCPLLPLLNSVFIFLTFYIKKYTLMRNSRASPRRFRASSSTFFFQLVLLLGLLLAVVPLGYVVSSIHSSWDCGLFANYSAPWQVVPQLVALRLPPPAQRALHYLGSHAFSFPCLILLSLVLTVCVSQSQANARAIQGLRKQLVWQVQEKWHLVEDLSRLLPETGSGGSVGPESPPSRASRPRSFCPGFPCPGSPGPRAPRPGPCLEDPARPGGGPVTAPRFRFPSASEL is encoded by the exons ATGCTGAGGCAGTGGTCAGTGCAGTCCGGCCAGGCCCTCATGGAGCCCGAACCTGAGCCAGGGGTGGAGGAGCTGTGGGAGCAGGAGATGGAGCGGCTGTGGTCCTCCCAGGCTCAGGTGCGGGAGCTGCCCTACGCCATGGTGGACAAGCGCTTCATTCG GCAGCTGCGGGAGCCCAAGGGGGTGAAGACCTCTTGCTGGCGGCGATGTCAGCGCAGGTGGCGGACTGTCCGGCGGCGCCTAGGGGAGGCAGCGCAGCGGCTGGCCCGGGGCTTTGGGCTCTGGGAAGGGGCTCTCTACGAGATCGGGG GCCTCTTTGGCACCGGAATCCAGTCCTACTTCACCTTCCTGCGCTTCCTGCTGCTGCTCAACCTTCTGATCCTGCTGCTCACTGCCAGCTTCGTCCTGCTGCCCCTGGTCTGGCTCCGCCCCCTTGACGCGGGCCCCTCCTTTAACTTCA CCCTGGAGTGCCCTGGTGGCCTCCAGCCCCAGACTGGTGTTCCCAGATTCCACAATCGACTTTGGAACGTTTTAACTGGCAGG GCCTTTGCGGACAGCTATCTCTTCTACGGCACCTACCGGGCGGGGCCGGAGAGCAGCTCGGCCTACAGCATCCGCCTCGCCTACCTCCTGAGCCCGCtggcctgcctgctgctctgcttctgTGGGATTCTGCAGCG gatggtgaaGGGGCTGCCCCAGAGGCTGTTCCTCGGCCAAGACTACAAGTCGCCTGTCAGTGTCAAAGTGTTCTCCTCCTGGGACTTCTGTACCCGGGGACAGGAAGCGGCCACCATCAAGAAGCATGAGATCAGCAACGAGTTCAAG GTGGAGCTGGAGGAAAGGCGTCGGTTCCTGCTGGTGCAACAGGAGACCCGGGCCCAGAAGGCCTGCCACCTGCTCACCCACCTGCGGGTCAATGTCCTCATCGGGCTCCTGGTGGTTGGGGCCATCAGTGCCATCTTCTGGGCCACCAAGTACTCACAGGACAACAAAGAG GAGTCCCTGTTTGTGGTGCTTCAGTACCTGCCCCCTGGGGTCATCGCCCTGGTCAACTTTCTGGGACCCCTGCTCTTCGTCTCCCTCATCCAGCTGGAGAACTACCCGCCCAACACAGAGGTCAACCTCGCCCTCGTCTG GTGCGTGGTGCTGAAGCTGGCCAGCCTGGGaatgttctccttctctctgggcCAGACTGTGCTGTGCCTCGGCAGAAACAAGACCAGCTGTGCGTCCTACGGCTACAACGCCTGTGATTACCAG TGCTGGGAGAACGCGGTCGGGGAAGAGTTGTACAAGCTGAGTATCTTCAACTTCCTCCTCATGGTGGCCTTTGCCTTCTTCGTCAGCCTGCCGAGGAG GATGCTGGTGGAGCGGTTCTCGGGCCGGTTCTGGACCTGGCTGGACCGGGAAGAATTCCTGGTGCCCAAGAATGTCCTGGACATCGTGGCTGGGCAGACGATCACCTGGATGGGCCTCTTTTACTGCCCCCTGCTGCCCCTGCTCAACAGCGTCTTCATCTTCCTCACCTTCTACATCAAGAAG TACACCCTCATGAGGAACTCCAGGGCCTCTCCAAGGCGGTTCCGCGCCTCCAGCTCCACCTTCTTCTTCCAGCTGGTGCTCCTCCTGGGCCTGCTCCTGGCCGTCGTGCCCCTGGGCTATGTGGTCAGCAG CATCCACTCCTCCTGGGACTGTGGCCTCTTCGCCAACTACTCGGCCCCCTGGCAGGTGGTCCCACAGCTGGTGGCCCTCCGGCTGCCGCCCCCCGCCCAGCGCGCCCTCCACTACCTCGGCTCCCACGCCTTCAGCTTCCCCTGCCTCATCCTACTCAG CCTTGTCCTGACCGTCTGCGTCTCCCAGTCCCAGGCCAACGCCAGGGCCATCCAGGGGCTCCGCAAGCAGCTGGTGTGG CAAGTCCAGGAGAAGTGGCACCTGGTGGAGGACCTGTCGCGACTGCTGCCCGAGACGGGCTCTGGCGGCTCTGTGGGGCCCGAATCCCCTCCCTCCCGAGCTTCCCGCCCGCGGTCTTTCTGCCCTGGATTCCCGTGTCCCGGCTCTCCGGGCCCCAGGGCCCCTAGGCCAGGACCTTGCCTCGAGGATCCAGCCAGGCCAGGCGGTGGCCCTGTCACCGCCCCTAGATTCCGCTTCCCCAGCGCCTCGGAGCTGTAG